ATGATTAAAGCAAAGCTTTCCGAATTATCCGGTGGAGATGTCCATGCCAGGTGAGGCGATTTATTCTCCCCTCCTAACCATTGACAAACATTAACGCGTGGAATATTACCTCCGTTTTCCAAACCATTGCTGACTAATTTAAAATGGGAACTCAATTTTTCACCACTCACTCTTTTGTTAATAGCGCTGTCTTTGGGAGCATCACTAAAAGCAGCAGTCATTAATAATAAAACAAGATATTTCATAAAATCATCAAAGGTTACGATTATATACAGGATTACAAATTAAACACTCCGCCGCAGGCAGCGGCATATTGGCGTGGAGACTGTCTACCGGTTTATTCCGGGTATAGGAAGCTTATTGTTTGCTAAGAAAATAACCTAACTTCATATCCGTCCCAAAGATGTGCTCAATGAGCCAGTTTTTCAAAAAGTGCATCAACTTTAAGTGAACACTTTCCCTCCCCTCATCAAAGGTTTCCTTAAACGCTATAACCTGGTTTGTAAGCTTGTCATGTTCCAGCTTGTGAGCCTCGTAGTAATGGTAGCTTTTTTCCCTCATGAGACGTTCTTCGTGGGCAAAATGTGTCTTCGAATAGTCGATCAACTCATCGAGGATAGGGCCGACAACAGCTTTCCCCTTACCGGTACAAATAGCGTCGTACATTTCATTAAGGAGTATGACCAGTTTTTCATGTTGCCTGTCAATCGATTCTACCTTAACCGATAGCAGGTAATTCCATTCCATAAATAACATATAAATCCCCCCCCCAGGAAATAATAAAATAACAACATTATAATAAAAGAGACGCCTTAAAAAATCAATGAAGAGATTGGTAATTTCCCATTTTTTCCTGCCATTTAAATGCTGTGGATATTATCAAAAAAGCATATCGCTACAGTACTATCTTCCTGGCAATTAAATAACTCATTTCACATTACAGCGGGTCAAAGCGGCCAATAGAATGAAACCATAAAAACAAGGAATCAGCTATTTTCTGTCATCCTGGAAAAAGATACATCTGAATCATGGAATGAAAAAAGGGTCGAAAATTTAATGGAGAGGATAAATATGCTCAGGGGGTTTCGTAAATATGAACCTGGTTTTTACCTTCACTTTTAGCAATATACATTGCCTCATCAGCTTTCTGTATAATTTCAGGCAATGTAATCCCATCTTCAGGGTAAGATGAAATCCCCGCACTGAAAGTGACACCTGACAAAGGGCCGTCAGCGCCGAGAAATTTCAATTTTTTCGTCAGGTTAAGCAATTTGGAAGTGAGTGAATTTGCTCCCTTTTTATCGGTTTCAGAGGCAACGATGACAAATTCCTCTCCTCCGAATCTGCCGACAATATCATTTTTCCTGAGGCCATCTTTTACAAGAAGGGAAAAGTCCTTGAGAAGCTTATCACCGAGCAGATGTCCGTGTTTATCATTAAAGTTCTTGAAATTATCAATATCAATAAATATAACGGAAACAGAATGGTTATGCCTTTCCGCCCTTTTAATCTCCGATTCAATACGTTGAAGCAGGTATTTCTTATTGTACATATCCGTCAGGTGGTCATAAATGGCTTGCCTTTGAAGACTTTCCAACTGATTCGTCTTTTCAACAGCTTCAACAGCCTGTGCGCCAAAGATACTCATAAGAAGAAGATCATTTTCCACAAAAGGATTTTCATTTTTCCTGTAGATCGTAAGAGAACCGATGGCAGACTCTTTGTCTTTAAGAGGTATTGAAAGAACAGACTTGATACTCTCCATGCGGGCAAGATCTTTCTGACTGCACCTTTTCTCCTTCGAGATATCAGCAGTGATAAAACTTTCACCATTCTGGATAACCTTGCCGATTATACCTTCTCCAAGCTTTAATCCCGGCTGGGCAAGAAAGTCAGGGGATACACCAACGCCGGCCTTGATATCGAGTTCACCCGTCTCTATGTTGAACAATCTCAAAGTTGCTGCATCGGCCCTTGTAAGTGAAGCTGCTGTCTGAACGATATGCTGAAGAACTTCGTCTATCCCTTCAAAGACGATAATCCTTTCCATGCAGTAATAAATATTTTTTAAAGCATTGCTGTCCATTGATTACCTGAAACAAAATATCTTAAAATGTTAATTAGTATCCATCGGTCAACTATGGTGGATCAAATTTTGTTTTCAATTTGGAAAGGAGGGATTTTTTGCAAGGTCAAGGAAATCAAGGCTTTCACCGAGTCGTACTGCTGTATGTCGCACAAGCAAAGCCCGAGATTGACGCAGAGATTGCGAAAAAGCACCCTTTCCGGATGAAAACTAATTAAGGTATCAACTCAACAAGAAAGACCAAAAATTAAATGTTAAAAGCGATAGCCCTGTTAGAAATGAAAGGTAAATTCTTTGTACCGAGCATTTTTAACCCTGCCCTGCCGGGCGTAAAGTCCCGGATAGGGCAGAAGTTTCATCCTTTCCAGGATAATAACTTTTCCAGAGGACAATCCGTCATTTTTATACCAAGAGGAATTTTATAACATAGCGCAATCAATGTCTATTGAAAAAAAAAGAAGATAATAATGCGTTAAGAGAGAGAAAAGGCGAGGATTTTATGGTAAATAAATTGTGAGATACTTTTTTCAATTAGTACACTTTCGTCCAGAAATTTTTCGGCAATTTTTTTATTATCAAAAACACCGTCGGCAACAAGAATGGGCGACATTTTATATCTGCCTGCTTCACCTTCTCCGTCATCTACCTTGAGATGTGTTAGACCTGCTTTTTTGCTCCAGCTAAAAGCATGCTCGTTAATTTCTTTGTCGTAGCAAAGTTCAAACTTAACGATCTTACCCTTGCCGTCCTGCCACAGGATAAGGTCAAAAAACTCATCGCCAAACCACCGTTTTCGGATTCCCCCTTCATCCTGTCTGACGGCTGTAAATTCGGTGAGCATTTTATTAAAAAGTCAGACCTTTTCCCTGTCCGGCCCAAAAGGTTTAAGAACAATAATTAACTGAGGCAAGAGAGTGAGCGCAGCAACGAGAGCAATTACCATTGCAAGCACTGTCAAAATGCCAAAATAAATGCTTGGTATGAAGTTTGAAAGGAGGAGAATGGAAAAGCCAATGACAATGGTTACGGACGTATAATACATGGCATAACCAATGGAACTGTGGCAACGATGCATTATTTCCAGATAGGTACCGCCATTGGCGTACTCCCTCTTAAAGCGGTGAATGTAGTGAATGGTATCATCAACGGCAATTCCCACGCTGATAGCGGCAATCGTTATAGTCATCATATCGAGAGGTATTTTTACCCAGCCCATAAAACCCAAAACCGCACCCACTGAAAGGAGATTGGGAAAGATTGCGATCAAGGCAATTTTGAGCGACCTGAAAAGAATGAGAAACATAAACATAAGAATAAAAACAACAGCGCCAAGCGTCAGGATCTGCGAGTTAAAAAGACTTTGCAGCATATTGTTGTAAAGGACAACCAGTCCGGCAAGCTTTATATTCTCCTTTTCAAGTTCAAAATCTCCCGCCAGGTCACGCCGTATTTTTTTGATCAATTCATTCCTTCTCAGGTTTTTATCGGAATCCCTCACTCTTATGGAAAAGCGGACCTCATTATTTTCGACAGAAACATAGGGGCTCAGAATAATTTTTCGAAAACGTTCGGGAAGTTCATTATAAATAAGGGCCAGTTTGAAATTATCGAGAGGTTCGCCATCATTCAGGCTCTTTCCAACCTTGAGCATTGTGCCGAGAGACATAACTTTACCGGTCTCAGGAATGGAATCAAGGTAGTCATGCACCTTCTCCACTTCAGTCATCTTTCGCGATGTAAACCAGTATTGCGCTTTCCCCTTTTCCGCCTCAAACTCCTCTTCAAAATCATCAAACTCATCATCAAACTCATTGTCAGGCTCAGAATTAGCTGAAGAATCCTGTTCCGACGCTTCAGGCTCTTCAACAAACTTTATGACCACATCCAGGGGAGTCGTTCCTCCCAGCTGCTTGTCAATGACTGTCATACCCTGGTAGATTTCAGTCGTATCCTTAAAGTAGTCGATAAAGCTGTTTTCAACAATGAGCATGGCGCCGCCTGCCACACTTGCAACCATCAGAATCCCGCTGACCCACATTATCAACCGGCCAAAAGACTCGGTAAAACGCGCGAGAATTTTCGTAAAAATAAAATGGTTCTCGAAAGATGTATTGGCAGCCCGTTTATCAACAAGCATAAGAATGGAAGGAAAAATGAGAAAGGTAAGAACAAGCGAAACACCGATACCGGCAGTCATCATCCATCCAAAATTAATAACAGGGAGAATATTACAAAGAATGAGCGAACTGAAACCTGCCATGGTCGTCAAAATAGCATAGGCACATGGTTTTGCCATTGAGGTTACTGTATGGAGAATAAGTTCTCTTTGATCTGCTTCAGGTCTCAATCCCAACAATTCCCTGTATCGAACAATGAGGTGAATGGTAACAGCCATGGTGATAATGATCTGGATGGATATAAAGTTGGACGATATGACCGTCACTTCCCAGCCAAACATGCCCAGCAAACCCGATGTGGCAACAACGGAAAA
This sequence is a window from Deltaproteobacteria bacterium. Protein-coding genes within it:
- a CDS encoding bacteriohemerythrin; the protein is MLFMEWNYLLSVKVESIDRQHEKLVILLNEMYDAICTGKGKAVVGPILDELIDYSKTHFAHEERLMREKSYHYYEAHKLEHDKLTNQVIAFKETFDEGRESVHLKLMHFLKNWLIEHIFGTDMKLGYFLSKQ
- a CDS encoding sensor domain-containing diguanylate cyclase; this translates as MDSNALKNIYYCMERIIVFEGIDEVLQHIVQTAASLTRADAATLRLFNIETGELDIKAGVGVSPDFLAQPGLKLGEGIIGKVIQNGESFITADISKEKRCSQKDLARMESIKSVLSIPLKDKESAIGSLTIYRKNENPFVENDLLLMSIFGAQAVEAVEKTNQLESLQRQAIYDHLTDMYNKKYLLQRIESEIKRAERHNHSVSVIFIDIDNFKNFNDKHGHLLGDKLLKDFSLLVKDGLRKNDIVGRFGGEEFVIVASETDKKGANSLTSKLLNLTKKLKFLGADGPLSGVTFSAGISSYPEDGITLPEIIQKADEAMYIAKSEGKNQVHIYETP
- a CDS encoding MMPL family transporter, giving the protein MLKTIYDRWILNHPYLVIFFIILLIAFLGYEARKLEVDASAETLVLEDDEDLRLTRQVNARYGSPDYLIITYSPEDDLLSDKTLENIRRLRDDLIALEGVESVVSLLDVPLLESPPMPVKEMVKSVRTLESPEAARGLAKKEFLSSPIYSDMLVSPDFKTTALQVNLPEDEVFRSLLKRRNELKEKLKEGTITAEERMEFDHVKADFKIHRDRMRIKQHENIALVRGIMDKYRGEADLFLGGVSMVADDLITYVKNDLKIFGTAVMLFLVITLWIIFRQKRWVIIPILCCGFSVVATSGLLGMFGWEVTVISSNFISIQIIITMAVTIHLIVRYRELLGLRPEADQRELILHTVTSMAKPCAYAILTTMAGFSSLILCNILPVINFGWMMTAGIGVSLVLTFLIFPSILMLVDKRAANTSFENHFIFTKILARFTESFGRLIMWVSGILMVASVAGGAMLIVENSFIDYFKDTTEIYQGMTVIDKQLGGTTPLDVVIKFVEEPEASEQDSSANSEPDNEFDDEFDDFEEEFEAEKGKAQYWFTSRKMTEVEKVHDYLDSIPETGKVMSLGTMLKVGKSLNDGEPLDNFKLALIYNELPERFRKIILSPYVSVENNEVRFSIRVRDSDKNLRRNELIKKIRRDLAGDFELEKENIKLAGLVVLYNNMLQSLFNSQILTLGAVVFILMFMFLILFRSLKIALIAIFPNLLSVGAVLGFMGWVKIPLDMMTITIAAISVGIAVDDTIHYIHRFKREYANGGTYLEIMHRCHSSIGYAMYYTSVTIVIGFSILLLSNFIPSIYFGILTVLAMVIALVAALTLLPQLIIVLKPFGPDREKV